Proteins from a genomic interval of Pseudomonas anuradhapurensis:
- the ngg gene encoding N-acetylglutaminylglutamine synthetase, with translation MKAHETAYGQRLLRGQAPSYERLQARLAGDGSQPHDQPRAVHCGWGRLLIGHTYADPARLAEDLLGECPGERDIALYVAAPQQVLAHAPQQLFLDPSDTLRLWFPDYRPAQRVFRGFRVRRAQNPGDWQAINTLYQARGMLPVVPELLTPLDQGGPVYWLAEDEDSGAVIGSVMGLNHAKAFDDPEHGSSLWCLAVDPQCTRPGVGEVLVRHLIEHFMSRGLAYLDLSVLHDNRQAKRLYQKLGFRNLPTFAVKRKNGINEQLFLGPGPQADLNPYARIIVDEALRRGIEVQVDDAAAGLFTLSLGGRRIRCRESLSDLTSAVTMTLCQDKRLTRQALHNAGLKVPAQQLAGNADDNLAFLEEHAAVVVKPVDGEQGQGVAVNLTSIEDITRAVEQARQFDSRVLLESFHAGHDLRIVVIGYEVVAAAIRHPAQVVGDGKHSIRQLIDAQSRRRQAATGGESRIPVDEETERTLGTAGHGYDDVLPAGQRLAVRRTANLHTGGTLEDVTERLHPALAEAAVRAARALEIPVVGLDFMVRDAEQPEYVIIEANERAGLANHEPQPTAERFIDLLFPHSRPLA, from the coding sequence ATGAAAGCCCACGAAACTGCCTACGGCCAGCGCCTGCTGCGCGGCCAGGCGCCCTCCTACGAACGCCTGCAGGCGCGCCTGGCCGGTGATGGCAGCCAGCCCCACGACCAGCCACGCGCCGTGCATTGCGGCTGGGGCCGGCTGCTGATCGGCCATACCTACGCCGACCCGGCCAGGCTGGCCGAGGACCTGCTGGGCGAGTGCCCGGGCGAACGTGACATCGCGTTGTACGTGGCCGCGCCCCAACAGGTGCTGGCCCATGCACCACAACAACTGTTCCTCGACCCGTCCGACACCCTGCGCCTGTGGTTCCCCGACTATCGCCCGGCACAGCGGGTGTTCCGTGGTTTCCGCGTGCGCCGGGCACAGAACCCCGGTGACTGGCAGGCGATCAACACCCTGTACCAGGCGCGCGGCATGTTGCCGGTCGTCCCCGAGCTGCTCACCCCGCTTGACCAGGGCGGCCCCGTCTACTGGCTGGCCGAAGACGAAGACAGCGGTGCGGTCATCGGCAGCGTCATGGGCCTGAACCATGCCAAGGCGTTCGACGACCCCGAGCACGGCAGCAGCCTCTGGTGCCTGGCGGTGGACCCGCAATGTACCCGCCCCGGCGTCGGCGAAGTGCTGGTGCGCCACCTGATCGAGCACTTCATGAGCCGCGGCCTGGCCTACCTGGACCTGTCGGTGCTGCACGACAACCGCCAGGCCAAGCGCCTGTACCAGAAGCTGGGGTTTCGCAACCTGCCGACCTTCGCGGTCAAGCGCAAGAACGGCATCAACGAGCAGCTGTTCCTCGGCCCCGGGCCGCAGGCCGACCTCAACCCGTATGCGCGCATCATCGTCGACGAGGCCCTGCGCCGGGGTATCGAGGTGCAGGTCGATGATGCCGCTGCCGGGCTGTTCACCCTCAGCCTGGGCGGGCGCCGCATCCGCTGCCGGGAATCGCTCAGCGACCTGACCAGCGCCGTGACCATGACCCTGTGCCAGGACAAGCGCCTGACCCGGCAAGCCCTGCACAACGCCGGGCTCAAGGTGCCGGCACAGCAGCTGGCCGGCAATGCCGACGACAACCTGGCGTTTCTCGAAGAGCACGCGGCGGTGGTGGTCAAACCGGTCGATGGCGAGCAGGGCCAAGGGGTTGCCGTCAACCTCACCAGCATCGAGGACATCACCCGCGCCGTCGAACAGGCACGCCAGTTCGACAGCCGCGTGTTGCTGGAAAGCTTCCATGCCGGGCATGACCTGCGCATCGTGGTCATCGGTTATGAAGTAGTGGCGGCCGCCATTCGCCACCCGGCGCAGGTGGTGGGCGATGGCAAGCACAGCATTCGCCAGCTGATCGACGCCCAGAGCCGACGGCGCCAGGCGGCCACCGGGGGCGAGAGCAGGATCCCCGTGGACGAAGAGACCGAACGCACCCTGGGCACCGCGGGCCATGGCTACGACGATGTCCTGCCTGCGGGCCAGCGCCTGGCCGTGCGGCGCACCGCCAACCTGCACACCGGCGGCACCCTCGAAGACGTGACCGAACGCTTGCACCCGGCACTGGCCGAGGCCGCCGTGCGGGCAGCGCGGGCACTGGAGATCCCGGTGGTGGGGTTGGACTTCATGGTGCGCGATGCCGAGCAGCCGGAGTACGTGATCATCGAGGCCAACGAGCGGGCCGGGTTGGCCAACCACGAACCGCAACCGACCGCCGAGCGTTTCATCGACCTGCTGTTCCCGCATAGCCGGCCTTTGGCGTAA
- a CDS encoding N-acetylglutaminylglutamine amidotransferase: MCGLAGELRFTPIDQAPRPADLAAVERITHHLAPRGPDAWGFHSQGPIALGHRRLKIMDLSDGSAQPMVDNTLGLSLAFNGAIYNFPELRQELQALGYTFWSDGDTEVLLKGYHAWGAALLPKLNGMFALAIWERDNQRLFLARDRLGVKPLYLSRNGERLRFASTLPALLKGGDIDPMLDPVALNHYLNFHAVVPAPRTLLANVQKLEPGTWMRIDRHGEVERQTWWQLHYGATPDERELDLEGWTTRVLDATREAVAIRQRAAVDVGVLLSGGVDSSLLVGLLREAGVDDLSTFSIGFEDAGGERGDEFQYSDLIARHYGTRHHQLRIAEHEVIEQLPAAFRAMSEPMVSHDCIAFYLLSREVAKHCKGVQSGQGADELFAGYHWYPQVDGAEDPFSAYREAFFDRSHAEYRDTVQTPWLLETDAAGEFVREHFARPGAPDAVDKALRLDSTVMLVDDPVKRVDNMTMAWGLEARTPFLDYRLVELSARIPARFKLPDGGKQVLKQAARRVIPHEVIDRKKGYFPVPGLKHLDGATLGWVRELLTDPSQDRGLFNPAMLDRLLNNPHGQLTPLRGSKLWQLAALNLWLTEQGL; this comes from the coding sequence ATGTGCGGATTAGCAGGAGAGTTGCGTTTCACCCCGATCGACCAAGCCCCTCGCCCAGCCGACCTGGCTGCGGTAGAGCGCATCACCCATCACCTGGCGCCGCGCGGCCCGGATGCCTGGGGCTTCCATAGCCAGGGCCCGATCGCCCTGGGCCACCGGCGCCTGAAAATCATGGACTTGTCCGACGGCTCGGCGCAGCCGATGGTCGACAACACCCTGGGCCTGTCACTGGCGTTCAACGGCGCCATCTACAACTTCCCCGAACTGCGCCAGGAGCTGCAGGCGCTGGGCTACACCTTCTGGTCCGACGGCGACACCGAGGTGCTGCTCAAGGGCTACCACGCCTGGGGCGCCGCCTTGCTGCCCAAGCTCAACGGCATGTTCGCCCTGGCCATCTGGGAGCGTGACAACCAGCGCTTGTTCCTCGCCCGCGACCGCCTGGGCGTCAAGCCCTTGTACCTGTCGCGCAACGGCGAGCGCCTGCGGTTCGCCTCGACCCTGCCGGCGCTGCTCAAGGGCGGTGACATCGACCCGATGCTCGACCCGGTAGCGCTCAACCACTACCTGAACTTCCACGCGGTGGTACCAGCGCCACGCACCCTGCTGGCCAATGTGCAGAAGCTCGAACCCGGCACCTGGATGCGCATCGACCGCCATGGCGAAGTGGAACGCCAGACCTGGTGGCAGCTGCATTACGGCGCCACGCCCGACGAGCGCGAGCTGGACCTCGAAGGCTGGACCACCCGGGTGCTCGACGCCACCCGCGAGGCCGTGGCCATCCGCCAACGTGCCGCGGTGGACGTGGGCGTGCTGCTGTCCGGCGGGGTCGACTCCAGCCTGCTGGTCGGCCTGCTGCGCGAAGCGGGCGTGGACGACCTGTCGACCTTCTCCATCGGTTTCGAGGATGCCGGCGGCGAACGCGGCGACGAGTTCCAGTACTCCGACCTGATCGCCCGGCATTACGGCACCCGTCACCACCAGTTGCGTATTGCCGAGCATGAGGTCATCGAGCAACTGCCGGCGGCGTTCCGCGCCATGAGCGAACCGATGGTCAGCCACGACTGCATCGCCTTCTACCTGCTGTCGCGGGAAGTGGCGAAGCACTGCAAGGGCGTGCAAAGCGGCCAGGGCGCCGATGAACTGTTCGCCGGCTACCACTGGTACCCGCAGGTGGACGGCGCCGAGGACCCCTTCAGCGCCTACCGCGAAGCCTTTTTCGACCGTAGCCACGCCGAATACCGCGACACCGTGCAAACGCCCTGGCTGCTGGAAACCGATGCCGCGGGCGAGTTCGTGCGCGAACATTTCGCCCGCCCCGGTGCCCCCGATGCGGTCGACAAGGCGCTGCGCCTGGACAGCACGGTGATGCTGGTCGACGACCCGGTCAAACGGGTGGACAACATGACCATGGCCTGGGGCCTGGAGGCACGCACACCGTTCCTCGATTACCGCCTGGTGGAACTGTCGGCGCGCATTCCCGCACGCTTCAAGCTGCCCGACGGCGGCAAGCAGGTACTCAAGCAAGCTGCACGACGGGTGATCCCGCACGAGGTGATCGACCGCAAGAAGGGCTACTTCCCGGTACCGGGCCTGAAGCACCTGGATGGCGCCACCCTTGGCTGGGTGCGGGAACTGCTGACCGACCCCAGCCAGGACCGCGGGTTGTTCAACCCGGCCATGCTCGACCGCCTGCTGAACAACCCGCACGGCCAGTTGACCCCGCTGCGCGGCTCCAAGCTGTGGCAGCTGGCGGCACTGAACCTGTGGCTGACCGAACAAGGACTCTGA